A region from the Paraurantiacibacter namhicola genome encodes:
- a CDS encoding META domain-containing protein: MRGACLAISVLALAACNAGAGPVADAGTSSESLGDMAATTVPMGEAALAQIDPLGGTWIVRSVGMRDFPGDWGRVNFSGGGFFTHEAGCGGGHPAFYQARADGTLEVRRREAVRIGKCEGDWAPDFERRLAAFFDKAATWSRDGDVLRLTDSDGQVAVLERPADPVPALAGRWQIVTIGGQVWTGSVTPTVQFQPGWMSGSAGCNTGGAQWSAPAPGRIAVGSFAATQMGCSQELLESDSRLFGALAGVTGYEAGAEGRMVLTGRQEIVLERPPAPSARLKGRYRGCGNTIIGLYGGELTMDFASDTATDQAGCRASYSVDGTALSLDFDDSPACSTPRIDRWDEGRDYAGREVSTLALLRPDALAFDETGQLVMRAADGRTLTLCRAD; this comes from the coding sequence ATGCGTGGAGCCTGTTTGGCGATTTCCGTTCTGGCACTGGCCGCCTGCAATGCGGGGGCGGGGCCGGTGGCCGATGCTGGCACCTCCAGCGAATCACTTGGCGATATGGCCGCGACCACCGTTCCGATGGGCGAGGCTGCGCTGGCGCAGATCGATCCTTTGGGCGGCACGTGGATCGTGCGCAGCGTGGGTATGCGGGATTTTCCGGGCGACTGGGGCAGGGTCAATTTCAGCGGCGGCGGCTTTTTTACGCATGAAGCGGGCTGCGGCGGCGGCCATCCTGCCTTCTACCAGGCGAGGGCCGATGGCACGCTGGAGGTGCGGCGGCGCGAAGCGGTCCGCATTGGCAAATGCGAAGGCGATTGGGCGCCGGATTTCGAGAGGCGGCTCGCGGCGTTTTTCGACAAGGCTGCCACCTGGTCGCGCGATGGCGATGTCCTCCGGCTCACCGACAGCGACGGCCAGGTCGCCGTGCTCGAGCGCCCGGCCGACCCCGTTCCGGCACTAGCGGGACGGTGGCAAATTGTTACCATCGGCGGGCAGGTATGGACCGGTTCTGTCACGCCTACTGTCCAGTTCCAGCCGGGCTGGATGAGCGGCAGCGCAGGCTGCAATACCGGCGGCGCGCAATGGAGCGCGCCCGCACCGGGCCGCATCGCGGTCGGCAGCTTCGCCGCGACGCAGATGGGTTGTTCGCAGGAGTTGCTAGAATCGGACAGCCGCCTGTTCGGCGCTCTTGCAGGTGTCACGGGTTACGAGGCCGGCGCGGAAGGCCGCATGGTCCTGACCGGGCGGCAGGAGATTGTGCTGGAACGCCCGCCGGCGCCGAGTGCGCGGCTGAAGGGCCGCTACAGGGGCTGCGGCAACACCATAATCGGCCTGTATGGCGGCGAGCTGACGATGGACTTCGCCAGCGACACGGCGACCGACCAGGCCGGATGCCGCGCCAGCTACTCGGTGGACGGGACCGCGCTCTCGCTTGATTTCGACGACAGCCCGGCCTGTTCGACCCCGCGGATAGACCGTTGGGACGAAGGGCGCGATTATGCGGGGCGCGAGGTCTCGACGCTGGCACTGCTGCGCCCGGATGCGCTGGCTTTCGACGAGACCGGCCAGCTGGTCATGCGCGCCGCCGATGGCCGCACGCTGACGCTCTGCCGCGCGGACTGA
- a CDS encoding Fur family transcriptional regulator, whose translation MSGHTHTELSGDSLVSEAERVLTNSGEQWTGLRGDTFRALAAYDKPASAYDIADDVGKLRGKRVAANSVYRILDLFVRTNLANRIESANAYLANTHPGCRHDCIFLICDDCGKAIHVDDHRVTDALREAGGRNGFADVRPVVELRGLCQDCAE comes from the coding sequence ATGAGCGGACATACCCATACCGAACTTAGCGGCGACAGCCTGGTTTCCGAGGCCGAGCGCGTCCTGACCAATTCCGGCGAGCAGTGGACCGGCCTGCGGGGAGACACCTTCCGCGCGCTCGCCGCTTACGACAAGCCTGCCAGCGCCTATGACATTGCCGATGATGTGGGGAAGCTGCGCGGCAAGCGCGTGGCCGCCAACAGCGTCTATCGCATCCTCGACCTGTTCGTGCGTACCAACCTCGCCAACCGGATCGAGAGCGCCAACGCCTATCTCGCCAACACCCATCCCGGTTGCCGGCACGATTGCATCTTCCTGATCTGCGACGATTGCGGGAAGGCGATCCACGTTGACGACCACCGCGTGACCGACGCGCTGCGCGAGGCAGGCGGCCGCAATGGCTTTGCCGACGTGCGCCCGGTGGTGGAACTGCGCGGGCTTTGTCAGGATTGCGCGGAATGA
- the msrA gene encoding peptide-methionine (S)-S-oxide reductase MsrA, with protein MRTPVLLLAAALAACMPATGASAENYVNAPAAQRVAKESGLKTAIFAGGCFWGVEAVFSHTKGVKSAISGYHGGTKRQATYDLVSGGMTDHAEVVKVTYDPRVVRYDQLLQVFFSVVADPTLKNRQGPDVGRHYRAALIPVSKEQAAVARSYLAQMKKSGKWSRPIVTGIEAYKTFYPAETYHQDFAKKNPRHPYIRRWDAPKVAAFKRMYPGLYRSGFVTG; from the coding sequence ATGCGAACACCCGTCCTCCTGCTGGCAGCCGCGCTTGCGGCCTGCATGCCCGCCACCGGCGCGTCGGCGGAGAATTACGTGAACGCCCCCGCCGCGCAGCGCGTGGCCAAGGAAAGCGGCCTGAAGACGGCGATCTTCGCCGGCGGCTGTTTCTGGGGCGTCGAGGCGGTGTTCAGCCATACCAAGGGCGTGAAGAGCGCCATTTCCGGCTATCACGGCGGCACGAAGCGGCAGGCGACTTACGACCTCGTCTCGGGCGGGATGACCGACCACGCAGAAGTGGTGAAGGTCACCTACGATCCGCGCGTCGTGCGGTATGACCAGCTGCTGCAGGTCTTCTTCTCCGTCGTCGCCGATCCCACGCTGAAGAACCGGCAGGGTCCCGACGTTGGCCGCCATTACCGCGCCGCGCTGATCCCGGTGAGCAAGGAACAGGCCGCCGTGGCCCGGTCCTACCTTGCCCAGATGAAGAAGAGCGGGAAGTGGAGCCGCCCCATCGTGACGGGGATCGAGGCGTACAAGACGTTCTATCCGGCAGAGACCTACCACCAGGATTTCGCCAAGAAGAACCCGCGCCACCCCTACATCCGCCGCTGGGACGCGCCCAAGGTCGCTGCCTTCAAGCGGATGTATCCGGGGCTGTACCGCAGCGGCTTCGTCACCGGCTGA
- a CDS encoding alpha/beta hydrolase — protein MTWLLTFLAVFYLAALVLVWSLQERFIYPAPPEQAGVPAGFERITYTAADGVEIGAGYRPAREGMPTLLFFHGNGSSWQSTAYVTDRLAALGYGVLAASYRGYAGNAGSPSEKGLYADGRAAYAFLRERGVAPQDIVLTGNSIGSGVATHLATEVEARALVLISPFDSLEETASRAMRWLPVRTLIRDRYDNVGKLPGIEIPVLILHGEEDTLIRLEQARTLAAARPGTKLVTYPGWGHDLVVHPAVQGEIAANLIDQ, from the coding sequence GTGACCTGGCTCCTCACCTTTCTCGCCGTTTTCTACCTCGCGGCACTCGTGCTGGTATGGAGCCTGCAGGAACGCTTTATCTATCCCGCGCCTCCTGAGCAGGCAGGTGTGCCCGCCGGATTCGAGCGGATCACCTATACAGCGGCAGACGGTGTGGAGATCGGCGCAGGCTACCGCCCTGCGCGCGAGGGCATGCCGACGCTGCTGTTCTTCCACGGCAATGGGTCGAGCTGGCAATCCACCGCATATGTAACGGACCGGCTTGCCGCGCTCGGCTACGGCGTGCTGGCGGCCAGCTATCGCGGCTATGCCGGGAATGCCGGCTCCCCGTCGGAGAAGGGCTTATATGCCGATGGCCGCGCGGCCTATGCCTTCCTGCGAGAACGGGGCGTCGCGCCGCAAGACATCGTGCTGACCGGCAATTCCATCGGATCGGGCGTGGCGACGCATCTCGCAACCGAAGTGGAGGCGCGCGCGCTCGTCCTGATCTCCCCCTTCGACAGCCTGGAGGAGACCGCGAGCCGCGCCATGCGCTGGCTGCCCGTGCGCACGCTGATCCGTGACCGCTACGACAATGTCGGCAAGTTGCCCGGCATCGAAATCCCCGTCCTGATCCTGCATGGCGAGGAAGACACGCTGATCCGCCTGGAGCAGGCCCGGACACTGGCCGCCGCGCGGCCCGGTACGAAGCTGGTCACCTATCCCGGCTGGGGCCATGACCTTGTGGTGCATCCCGCCGTGCAGGGTGAGATTGCGGCGAATCTAATCGACCAGTGA
- a CDS encoding amidohydrolase, protein MRHLVTVLGALALSACAATGDGSDGEDVASAPAPAEWDNPYPSTYRAYPGVPTALVGATVFDGAGGQIDNGTVLFADGKVVGVGGADLAIPDGYLRIDGTGKYVTPGIIDIHSHLGDYPSPQVAAHSDGNEATSPTTPEVWAEHSVWPQDPGFSRALANGGVTSLQILPGSANLMGGRAVTLKNVPSRTVQGMKFPGAPYSLKMACGENPKRVYGGRGRMPSTRMGNYAVNRQTWIKARDYDGKKRDLGMETLKGVLDGEILIQNHCYRADEMAQVMDMADEMGYRVTAFHHAVESYKIGDLLREKDVCSAVWADWFGFKMEAYDAIPENAALLHQAGACVIIHSDDANGIQRLNQEASKAQADGRRMGIEITDAQAIGWITLNAAKGMGIDAMTGSLETGKMADVVLWNGNPLSVYSRPEMVWVDGALLYDANDPKRRPVSDFELGQPGEGDVK, encoded by the coding sequence ATGCGCCACCTGGTAACCGTACTGGGGGCGCTGGCCCTCTCCGCTTGTGCCGCCACCGGCGATGGGAGTGACGGGGAGGACGTGGCGTCCGCCCCGGCTCCTGCCGAGTGGGACAATCCCTATCCCTCGACTTACCGCGCCTATCCCGGCGTGCCGACCGCACTGGTCGGGGCGACGGTGTTCGATGGTGCGGGCGGGCAGATCGACAACGGCACCGTGCTGTTTGCCGATGGCAAGGTGGTCGGCGTGGGCGGCGCGGATCTCGCCATCCCGGACGGCTATCTGCGGATCGACGGGACGGGCAAATATGTCACGCCCGGCATCATCGATATTCATTCGCACCTTGGCGACTATCCAAGCCCGCAGGTCGCGGCGCATTCCGACGGGAACGAGGCGACCAGCCCCACCACGCCGGAAGTCTGGGCCGAACATTCCGTCTGGCCGCAGGACCCGGGCTTCTCCCGCGCGCTGGCCAATGGCGGCGTCACCAGCCTGCAGATCCTGCCCGGCAGCGCGAACCTGATGGGCGGGCGAGCCGTCACGCTGAAGAACGTGCCCAGCCGCACGGTGCAGGGCATGAAATTCCCCGGCGCGCCCTATTCGCTGAAGATGGCCTGCGGTGAGAACCCCAAGCGCGTCTATGGCGGGCGCGGGCGCATGCCTTCCACCCGCATGGGCAATTACGCCGTCAACCGGCAGACCTGGATCAAGGCGCGCGATTACGACGGCAAGAAGCGCGATCTGGGCATGGAAACGCTGAAGGGCGTGCTGGACGGCGAGATCCTGATCCAGAACCACTGTTACCGCGCGGACGAGATGGCGCAGGTGATGGATATGGCGGACGAGATGGGATACCGCGTCACGGCCTTCCACCACGCCGTCGAAAGCTACAAGATCGGCGACCTGCTGCGCGAGAAGGACGTGTGCAGCGCGGTCTGGGCCGACTGGTTCGGCTTCAAGATGGAAGCCTATGACGCCATCCCCGAAAACGCGGCGCTGCTGCACCAGGCGGGGGCCTGCGTCATCATCCATTCCGACGATGCCAACGGGATCCAGCGCCTGAACCAGGAAGCGTCCAAGGCGCAGGCCGACGGGCGGCGCATGGGCATCGAGATCACCGACGCGCAGGCGATCGGCTGGATCACCCTCAACGCCGCCAAGGGCATGGGCATCGACGCGATGACCGGCAGCCTCGAAACCGGCAAGATGGCCGATGTGGTGCTGTGGAACGGCAACCCGCTGAGCGTTTATTCGCGCCCCGAAATGGTCTGGGTGGACGGAGCGCTGCTGTACGATGCCAACGATCCCAAGCGCCGGCCGGTGAGCGACTTTGAGCTTGGCCAGCCCGGTGAAGGAGACGTGAAATGA
- a CDS encoding NnrU family protein, whose translation MSDPMTMYSGQGRGPLDPDMVQLISASIAFVGTHFALSHPLRAPLVRVLKESGFMLVYSVVAFVTLGWMAHAFMAVDAPGLGGSGDVGWAIASLLTLVALVLFFGSLWRNPALPAPGAQKDAAERAPSGAFAVTRHPMMWGFALWALAHIALWWSWRTNVVALAILVLALLGAHLQDRKKRRLMGEAWASWEARTSYWPRWAKLLRAGWLLWLVAIIAWLAITYGHIHAGGIPAGLWRWS comes from the coding sequence ATGAGCGATCCGATGACGATGTATTCCGGACAGGGGCGCGGGCCGCTCGACCCGGACATGGTGCAGCTGATTTCCGCCAGCATCGCCTTTGTCGGCACGCATTTTGCCCTGTCGCACCCGCTTCGCGCGCCGCTCGTGCGCGTGCTGAAGGAGAGCGGCTTCATGCTGGTCTACAGCGTGGTCGCCTTCGTGACGCTGGGCTGGATGGCGCATGCCTTCATGGCTGTGGACGCGCCGGGCCTTGGCGGCAGCGGGGACGTGGGTTGGGCCATTGCCAGCCTGCTGACCCTGGTCGCGCTGGTCCTGTTCTTCGGCTCTCTGTGGCGCAATCCCGCCCTGCCCGCCCCGGGAGCGCAAAAGGACGCGGCCGAGCGCGCACCGAGCGGCGCATTTGCCGTTACCCGGCACCCGATGATGTGGGGTTTCGCACTCTGGGCGCTCGCGCATATCGCGCTCTGGTGGAGCTGGCGCACCAATGTGGTCGCTCTTGCCATACTGGTTCTCGCGCTGCTCGGCGCGCATCTGCAGGACCGCAAGAAGCGCCGCCTGATGGGCGAGGCATGGGCCAGCTGGGAAGCGCGCACCAGCTATTGGCCGCGCTGGGCAAAGCTCCTGCGCGCAGGCTGGCTGCTGTGGCTCGTCGCCATCATCGCATGGCTCGCCATCACGTACGGCCATATCCACGCAGGCGGGATCCCCGCCGGTCTGTGGCGCTGGAGCTGA
- a CDS encoding amidohydrolase family protein, which yields MRRIAHSLAATVALAASAFAVPALAQDVTITNATVATGDGSEPIANGTVVVRGGAVVYAGPAAGAPAAAGQAIDAQGGWVTPGLFATLTDIGIVDVFGVSNSNDTTARGSPFSAAIDIAPAVNPAAQNVAISRAGGVTRATVAPEATTSIFAGQGAVIDLGDDRDAVMRPRAFQYVELGEGGARLAGGSRASAHALLRNALREATNYGEDARLTGDTRNARVTTGDDLPLDPRMTGRAERDGDVLLTRFDAAALVPVVTGQQVLYVEVDRAQDILNALDLKREFPNLRMVLVGAAEGWMVADQIAASGVPVITHPLTDLPSSFEQLAATQSNVGRMVDAGVTVGIGRFNDMNHARYAPQQAGNLVGLARVPGATGLTWGEAFAAITSIPAAISGYEGRAGVLAPGAYGDVVIWDGDPLELTSAPLRVWIDGVEQPLDNHQSRLRERYRDLDEDELPKAYDW from the coding sequence ATGCGCCGTATCGCACACTCGCTCGCCGCCACCGTGGCCTTGGCCGCCAGCGCATTCGCCGTCCCCGCTCTGGCGCAGGACGTGACCATCACAAATGCAACCGTTGCCACGGGCGACGGGTCGGAGCCGATCGCGAACGGCACTGTCGTCGTGCGCGGCGGCGCCGTGGTCTATGCCGGCCCCGCCGCAGGTGCGCCCGCTGCCGCCGGACAGGCGATCGACGCGCAGGGCGGCTGGGTCACCCCCGGCCTGTTCGCGACGCTGACCGACATCGGGATCGTCGACGTCTTCGGCGTGTCCAACAGCAATGACACGACCGCGCGCGGCAGCCCGTTCTCCGCCGCCATAGATATCGCGCCTGCCGTCAATCCAGCGGCGCAGAACGTGGCCATCAGCCGCGCAGGCGGCGTCACGCGCGCTACCGTTGCGCCGGAAGCGACCACCTCGATCTTTGCAGGGCAGGGCGCTGTCATCGACCTCGGTGATGACCGCGATGCCGTGATGCGGCCGCGCGCCTTCCAGTATGTGGAGCTGGGCGAAGGCGGTGCGCGCCTGGCAGGCGGGAGCCGCGCTTCGGCCCATGCCCTGCTGCGCAACGCCCTGCGCGAGGCGACCAATTATGGCGAGGATGCACGCCTGACAGGCGACACCCGCAACGCCCGCGTCACTACCGGCGACGACCTTCCGCTCGATCCGCGCATGACCGGCCGGGCGGAGCGGGATGGCGACGTGCTGCTGACCCGCTTCGACGCCGCCGCGCTGGTTCCGGTCGTGACCGGCCAGCAGGTGCTGTATGTCGAGGTCGACCGGGCGCAGGACATCCTCAATGCGCTGGACCTGAAACGCGAATTCCCGAACCTGCGCATGGTGCTGGTTGGCGCGGCGGAAGGCTGGATGGTGGCGGACCAGATCGCTGCATCGGGCGTGCCGGTGATCACTCACCCGCTGACCGACCTGCCCAGCAGTTTCGAGCAGCTCGCCGCCACGCAGTCCAACGTGGGCCGCATGGTGGATGCGGGCGTGACGGTCGGCATCGGCCGCTTCAACGACATGAATCACGCGCGCTACGCCCCGCAGCAGGCTGGCAACCTCGTGGGCCTCGCCCGCGTGCCGGGCGCCACGGGCCTGACCTGGGGCGAGGCCTTTGCCGCCATCACCTCCATCCCCGCCGCGATCAGCGGGTATGAGGGCCGGGCCGGCGTGCTGGCGCCCGGTGCCTATGGCGACGTGGTGATCTGGGACGGCGATCCGCTGGAGCTGACCAGTGCGCCGCTGCGGGTCTGGATCGACGGGGTGGAGCAGCCGCTCGACAACCACCAGAGCCGCCTGCGCGAACGCTACCGCGACCTGGACGAGGATGAGCTGCCCAAGGCTTACGACTGGTAA
- the dxs gene encoding 1-deoxy-D-xylulose-5-phosphate synthase, translating into MTTRPDTPLLDTVDTPADLRKLDQSQLRQLSDELRAEMIDAVSTSGGHLGSGLGVVELTTAIHYVFNTPDDKLVFDVGHQCYPHKILTGRRDRIRTLRQGGGLSGFTKRSESEYDPFGAAHSSTSISAGLGFAIANKLKGQPGKAIAVIGDGAMSAGMAYEAMNNAEQAGNRLIVILNDNDMSIAPPVGGLSAYLARMVSSSEYLGLRSMASKIAKKLGRRVWGGLEKAEEYARGMVTGGTMFEELGFYYVGPIDGHNLDHLIPVLENVRDSEQGPVLIHVVTTKGKGYQPAEESADKYHGVPKFDVVTGEKAKSAPGAPAYQNVFGETLAKLADTDDRICAITAAMPSGTGVDKFAQAHPDRAFDVGIAEQHGVTFAAGLAAQGMRPFAAIYSTFLQRAYDQVVHDVAIQNLPVRFAIDRAGLVGADGSTHAGSFDITYLATLPNFVVMAAADEAELVHMTYTAAEYDDGPIAFRYPRGNGVGVEMPETPQKLEIGKGRMVKEGSKIALLSLGTRLAEAMDAAEQLEAKGLSTSVADLRFAKPLDTDLIRRLMTTHEVVVTVEEGAIGGLGAHVLTMASDEGLTDGGLKIRTMRLPDAFQDQDDPKKQYAEAGLDADAIVDTVLNALRHNSAGVEEARA; encoded by the coding sequence ATGACAACACGGCCAGACACTCCACTGCTCGACACCGTCGACACGCCCGCAGACCTCCGCAAGCTCGATCAGTCGCAGCTTCGCCAGCTTTCCGACGAGCTTCGCGCCGAGATGATCGACGCGGTCAGCACCAGTGGCGGACACCTGGGTTCCGGCCTCGGCGTGGTCGAACTGACCACCGCGATCCACTATGTGTTCAACACGCCGGACGACAAGCTGGTCTTCGACGTCGGGCACCAGTGCTATCCCCACAAGATCCTGACCGGGCGGCGCGACCGCATCCGCACCCTGCGCCAGGGCGGCGGCCTGTCCGGCTTCACCAAGCGCAGCGAAAGCGAATACGACCCCTTCGGCGCGGCCCACTCCTCCACCTCGATCAGCGCAGGCCTGGGCTTCGCCATCGCCAACAAGCTGAAGGGCCAGCCGGGCAAGGCCATCGCCGTCATCGGCGACGGCGCGATGAGCGCAGGGATGGCCTATGAGGCGATGAACAATGCCGAACAGGCCGGCAACCGCCTGATCGTGATCCTGAACGATAACGACATGTCGATCGCCCCGCCCGTGGGCGGCCTTTCGGCATACCTCGCGCGCATGGTCAGCAGCAGCGAATATCTCGGCCTGCGCTCCATGGCGTCCAAGATCGCCAAGAAGCTGGGCCGCCGCGTCTGGGGCGGGCTGGAAAAGGCCGAGGAATATGCCCGCGGCATGGTCACCGGCGGCACGATGTTCGAGGAGCTGGGCTTCTATTACGTCGGCCCGATCGACGGGCACAATCTCGACCACCTGATCCCGGTACTGGAAAACGTGCGCGACAGCGAGCAGGGCCCCGTCCTGATCCATGTCGTCACCACCAAGGGCAAGGGTTACCAGCCGGCCGAGGAAAGCGCCGACAAATATCACGGCGTGCCCAAGTTCGACGTGGTCACCGGCGAGAAAGCGAAGTCCGCCCCCGGCGCGCCCGCTTACCAGAACGTGTTTGGCGAGACGCTGGCCAAGCTGGCCGATACGGACGACCGCATCTGCGCCATCACCGCCGCCATGCCCAGCGGCACGGGCGTCGACAAGTTCGCCCAGGCCCATCCGGACCGCGCATTCGACGTCGGCATTGCCGAACAGCACGGCGTGACATTCGCCGCCGGCCTCGCTGCGCAGGGCATGCGCCCCTTCGCCGCGATCTACTCCACCTTCCTGCAGCGGGCGTACGACCAGGTGGTGCATGACGTGGCGATCCAGAACCTGCCCGTACGCTTCGCAATCGACCGCGCCGGCCTTGTCGGCGCGGACGGCAGCACGCACGCAGGCAGCTTCGACATCACCTATCTCGCCACCTTGCCCAATTTCGTGGTCATGGCCGCGGCTGACGAGGCGGAGCTGGTCCACATGACCTACACCGCCGCCGAATATGACGACGGCCCCATCGCCTTCCGCTATCCGCGCGGCAATGGCGTGGGCGTGGAGATGCCCGAAACGCCGCAGAAGCTGGAAATCGGCAAGGGCCGCATGGTCAAGGAAGGCAGCAAGATCGCGCTTCTGAGCCTCGGCACGCGCCTCGCCGAAGCCATGGACGCCGCCGAGCAGCTGGAGGCCAAGGGCCTGTCCACCAGCGTCGCCGATTTGCGCTTCGCCAAGCCGCTCGACACCGACCTGATCCGCCGCCTGATGACCACCCACGAAGTGGTGGTGACGGTGGAGGAAGGCGCCATCGGCGGCCTCGGCGCGCACGTCCTCACCATGGCCAGCGACGAGGGCCTGACCGATGGCGGCCTGAAAATCCGCACCATGCGCCTGCCGGACGCCTTCCAGGACCAGGACGACCCGAAGAAGCAATATGCCGAAGCCGGATTGGACGCGGATGCGATCGTCGACACGGTGCTGAACGCGCTGCGGCATAACAGCGCAGGCGTGGAGGAAGCGCGGGCCTGA
- a CDS encoding serine hydrolase domain-containing protein encodes MRNILIGALSLAALGCTQGAASSVQSAPAEAAQAPALLPLPETALESARREAGLMGLSVAVFDDYGSIRTATFGTKSSGGAAIATTTAFSTASVAKPFTAMLCLILEAEGLLDLDEPIAASLTRWKLPESDVEGAAGVTWRQLLSHTGGTSQHGFADFYEGDTLPTLVDSVEGRLPRYDKPIEFLFPPGQGWKYSGGGYTIIQIALEDRMGQPLHAMVQDRILTPLGMTNSTMIQPGQPGFPDDVALVHAADGSQIRDGRPITPQVSASGLWSTPRDLALYAIAIQRGLRGETTGPVTPQLARAMTDIWSLDHVGGMGTPFFRGFGYGNTEWFQHGGSNTGVNVDMYGAMEGGYGFVIMGNGDDPATDPVFAAARREIIASQRWAERKPLPSVPLEPEMRRAIMGDYTGLLYDLGLPYTVEEQGGRMMVVSPFFTQFLGRDSSEMHYQGGGAFRITDYPNLLTFELGDDGQVAAVTISRPGSDAKPLTRPIAALRK; translated from the coding sequence GTGCGCAACATCCTGATCGGGGCCCTTTCGCTGGCGGCCCTTGGCTGCACGCAAGGTGCCGCCTCCTCAGTCCAGTCCGCCCCCGCCGAGGCAGCACAGGCGCCGGCCTTGCTCCCGCTGCCGGAGACCGCGCTGGAAAGCGCGCGCCGCGAGGCCGGGCTGATGGGCTTGAGCGTGGCGGTGTTCGACGATTACGGATCGATCCGCACCGCCACTTTCGGCACCAAATCCAGCGGCGGCGCGGCGATCGCGACCACCACCGCTTTCTCCACCGCCAGCGTGGCCAAGCCCTTCACGGCCATGCTCTGCCTGATCCTGGAAGCAGAAGGCCTGCTGGACCTCGACGAGCCGATTGCTGCCTCGCTCACGCGCTGGAAGCTGCCCGAAAGCGATGTGGAAGGCGCGGCGGGTGTCACATGGCGGCAGCTGCTGAGCCACACCGGCGGCACGTCGCAGCACGGCTTTGCCGATTTCTACGAGGGCGACACGCTGCCCACGCTGGTGGACAGCGTGGAAGGGCGGCTGCCGCGTTATGACAAGCCGATCGAGTTCCTCTTCCCGCCGGGACAGGGCTGGAAATACAGCGGCGGCGGTTACACCATTATCCAGATCGCGCTGGAGGACCGAATGGGCCAGCCGCTGCACGCCATGGTGCAGGATCGCATCCTCACCCCGCTGGGCATGACAAACAGCACCATGATCCAGCCCGGCCAGCCCGGATTCCCGGATGATGTCGCGCTGGTGCATGCAGCCGATGGCTCGCAGATCCGCGATGGCCGGCCAATCACGCCGCAGGTTTCCGCCTCGGGCCTGTGGTCCACCCCCCGCGACCTTGCGCTTTATGCCATCGCCATCCAGCGCGGCCTTCGTGGCGAGACGACCGGACCGGTCACCCCGCAGCTGGCCCGCGCGATGACCGACATCTGGTCGCTTGACCATGTCGGCGGCATGGGGACGCCCTTCTTCCGTGGCTTCGGCTACGGCAATACGGAGTGGTTCCAGCACGGCGGCTCCAACACCGGCGTCAATGTGGACATGTATGGCGCGATGGAGGGCGGATACGGCTTCGTCATCATGGGCAATGGCGATGACCCGGCGACCGATCCGGTGTTTGCCGCCGCCCGCCGCGAAATCATCGCCAGCCAGCGATGGGCGGAGCGCAAGCCGCTTCCCAGCGTGCCGCTGGAGCCGGAAATGCGCCGCGCGATCATGGGTGATTACACAGGCCTGCTCTACGACCTCGGCCTGCCCTATACGGTCGAAGAGCAGGGCGGACGGATGATGGTCGTCTCGCCCTTCTTCACCCAGTTCCTGGGGCGCGACAGCAGCGAAATGCATTACCAGGGCGGCGGGGCTTTCCGCATCACGGATTACCCCAATTTGCTCACCTTCGAGCTGGGGGATGACGGGCAGGTGGCCGCCGTCACCATCTCACGCCCGGGCAGCGACGCAAAGCCGCTCACGCGCCCGATTGCCGCGCTTCGCAAGTAA